In the genome of Brienomyrus brachyistius isolate T26 unplaced genomic scaffold, BBRACH_0.4 scaffold98, whole genome shotgun sequence, one region contains:
- the LOC125727482 gene encoding mucin-5AC-like isoform X1, whose protein sequence is MRTDRLLQILFFHIHCSCNSAKMIKVILAVWTILMTKECRCANICWTQWFDRDDPSGVGDFETLQNLRQENPGKICDAPIAIQATTLSGTPASQTGQTFHNYDTTVGFACVNSENKQMCLDYQVRFQCPPSFCSVCWTQWFDRDDPSGVGDFETLQNLRQENPGKICDVPIAIQATTLSGTPASQTGQTFHNYDTTVGFACVNSENKQMCLDYQVRFQCPPSFCSVCWTQWFDRDDPSGVGDFETLQNLRQENPGKICDAPIAIQATTLSGTPASQTGQTFHNYDTTVGFACVNSENKQMCLDYQVRFQCPPSFCPA, encoded by the exons ATGAGAACAGACAGACTTCTGCAGATATTGTTTTTCCACAT TCATTGCTCCTGTAATTCTGCTAAGATGATCAAG GTTATATTGGCTGTGTGGACCATCTTGATGACAA AGGAATGCAGGTGTGCAAACA TATGTTGGACTCAGTGGTTTGACCGGGATGATCCCAGTGGAGTAGGAGACTTTGAAACTCTTCAGAATCTTCGCCAAGAAAACCCAGGAAAGATCTGCGATGCCCCAATTGCGATTCAAGCCACTACTCTGTCCGGGACCCCTGCCTCTCAGACAGGGCAAACTTTCCACaa CTATGATACTACTGTTGGCTTTGCTTGTGTGAACAGTGAAAACAAGCAAATGTGTCTGGATTACCAAGTTCGCTTTCAATGTCCTCCATCGTTTTGTTCAG TATGTTGGACTCAGTGGTTTGACCGGGATGATCCCAGTGGAGTAGGAGACTTTGAAACTCTTCAGAATCTTCGCCAAGAAAACCCAGGAAAGATCTGCGATGTCCCAATTGCGATTCAAGCCACTACTCTGTCCGGGACCCCTGCCTCTCAGACAGGGCAAACTTTCCACaa CTATGATACTACTGTTGGCTTTGCTTGTGTGAACAGTGAAAACAAGCAAATGTGTCTGGATTACCAAGTTCGCTTTCAATGTCCTCCATCGTTTTGTTCAG TATGTTGGACTCAGTGGTTTGACCGGGATGATCCCAGTGGAGTAGGAGACTTTGAAACTCTTCAGAATCTTCGCCAAGAAAACCCAGGAAAGATCTGCGATGCCCCAATTGCGATTCAAGCCACTACTCTGTCCGGGACCCCTGCCTCTCAGACAGGGCAAACCTTCCACaa CTATGATACTACTGTTGGCTTTGCTTGTGTGAACAGTGAAAACAAGCAAATGTGTCTGGATTACCAAGTTCGCTTTCAATGTCCTCCTTCATTTTGTCCAG CATAA
- the LOC125727482 gene encoding mucin-5AC-like isoform X2: protein MRTDRLLQILFFHIHCSCNSAKMIKVILAVWTILMTKECRCANICWTQWFDRDDPSGVGDFETLQNLRQENPGKICDAPIAIQATTLSGTPASQTGQTFHNYDTTVGFACVNSENKQMCLDYQVRFQCPPSFCSVCWTQWFDRDDPSGVGDFETLQNLRQENPGKICDAPIAIQATTLSGTPASQTGQTFHNYDTTVGFACVNSENKQMCLDYQVRFQCPPSFCPA, encoded by the exons ATGAGAACAGACAGACTTCTGCAGATATTGTTTTTCCACAT TCATTGCTCCTGTAATTCTGCTAAGATGATCAAG GTTATATTGGCTGTGTGGACCATCTTGATGACAA AGGAATGCAGGTGTGCAAACA TATGTTGGACTCAGTGGTTTGACCGGGATGATCCCAGTGGAGTAGGAGACTTTGAAACTCTTCAGAATCTTCGCCAAGAAAACCCAGGAAAGATCTGCGATGCCCCAATTGCGATTCAAGCCACTACTCTGTCCGGGACCCCTGCCTCTCAGACAGGGCAAACTTTCCACaa CTATGATACTACTGTTGGCTTTGCTTGTGTGAACAGTGAAAACAAGCAAATGTGTCTGGATTACCAAGTTCGCTTTCAATGTCCTCCATCGTTTTGTTCAG TATGTTGGACTCAGTGGTTTGACCGGGATGATCCCAGTGGAGTAGGAGACTTTGAAACTCTTCAGAATCTTCGCCAAGAAAACCCAGGAAAGATCTGCGATGCCCCAATTGCGATTCAAGCCACTACTCTGTCCGGGACCCCTGCCTCTCAGACAGGGCAAACCTTCCACaa CTATGATACTACTGTTGGCTTTGCTTGTGTGAACAGTGAAAACAAGCAAATGTGTCTGGATTACCAAGTTCGCTTTCAATGTCCTCCTTCATTTTGTCCAG CATAA